From a region of the Basfia succiniciproducens genome:
- a CDS encoding hemerythrin domain-containing protein, with translation MINIQPSALMQSATWAQPIEMLFACHGRVKNFCRQLGMLPDYLAENGVNQAVKNDVKQIITYFNVAAPLHHKDEESDFFPALLHYVPEAKTDILKLEAEHIGIHGIWEQLGVQLQELIDEKRTTIEQNLLDDYRAAYERHIALEEPLFELGQKHIPAEQLTAMGKIMAERRKVKNS, from the coding sequence ATGATCAACATCCAACCATCCGCCCTCATGCAATCCGCCACTTGGGCACAACCCATCGAAATGCTGTTTGCCTGTCACGGTCGGGTAAAAAATTTCTGTCGTCAACTGGGTATGTTGCCGGATTATTTGGCTGAAAACGGCGTAAATCAAGCGGTTAAAAATGACGTTAAACAAATCATTACCTACTTTAATGTCGCCGCTCCTCTGCACCATAAGGATGAAGAATCGGATTTTTTCCCCGCTCTTTTGCACTATGTACCTGAAGCGAAAACCGATATTCTGAAGCTTGAAGCGGAACATATCGGCATTCACGGAATTTGGGAACAATTAGGCGTTCAATTGCAGGAACTGATTGATGAAAAACGCACGACTATTGAGCAAAACCTGCTGGATGACTATCGCGCCGCCTATGAACGCCATATTGCCTTAGAAGAACCTTTATTCGAATTAGGACAAAAGCATATTCCGGCGGAACAATTAACCGCCATGGGAAAAATTATGGCGGAACGGCGCAAAGTGAAAAATTCTTAA
- a CDS encoding sulfurtransferase TusA family protein produces the protein MQYRLDLTGYICPLPLLMARQVLDKLEKGAILTLFLNHTSAVTDFVSLCEQQGYQLISTENSADKFILTIKK, from the coding sequence ATGCAATATCGATTGGATTTAACCGGCTATATTTGCCCGCTTCCGCTGTTAATGGCAAGACAAGTACTTGATAAATTGGAAAAAGGCGCCATATTAACATTGTTTTTGAATCATACGAGTGCCGTAACTGATTTTGTTTCGCTCTGTGAGCAACAGGGGTATCAGCTTATTTCTACTGAAAATTCAGCCGACAAATTTATTCTGACTATCAAGAAATAA
- the yajC gene encoding preprotein translocase subunit YajC — protein sequence MDAQQGSPMSMLIIFAIFGLIFYFMIYRPQAKRNKEHRQLMSQLAKGTEVLTSGGLVGKITKVTADSDMVVIALNETNEVTIKRDFIVAVLPKGSIKSL from the coding sequence ATGGACGCACAACAAGGCAGCCCAATGTCAATGCTTATTATTTTTGCAATTTTCGGTTTGATCTTCTACTTTATGATCTATCGTCCGCAAGCAAAACGTAATAAAGAACATCGTCAATTAATGTCACAATTGGCGAAAGGTACCGAAGTGTTAACTTCCGGCGGTTTGGTCGGCAAAATTACTAAAGTAACGGCAGACAGCGATATGGTTGTTATTGCATTAAACGAAACTAATGAAGTAACTATCAAACGTGATTTTATTGTTGCCGTATTACCGAAAGGCTCAATTAAATCTCTTTAA
- the secD gene encoding protein translocase subunit SecD has protein sequence MLNRYPLWKNLMVILVIAIGVLYALPNIYGEDPAVQISGTRGQTATETTLTDVQTLLTSNQLEPKSIKLEEGSILARFHNTDDQLLAKDKITEKLGQSYSVALNLAPSTPAWLSSIGGNPMKWGLDLRGGVRFLMEVDMNTALSKRQEQLQDSLRTELRKEKIQYSAIKNTDNFGTGVTLVKPEQLSDAGRFLRKQHPNLNITESADNTLNLALSEQALTEARENAVEQNLGILRKRVEELGVSEAVIQRQGAERIVVELPGIQDTARAKEILGATATLEFRLVNQNVSPEAMARNIVPTDTEVKFMRDGQPVALFKRAVLGGEHITNASSGLDQQTSRPQVSVTLDSEGGEIMADTTRLNIKKPMATLYVEYKDSGKKDENGKVILEKHEEVINVATIQGRFGSQFQITGIDSPAEAQNLSVLLRSGALTAPIQIVEERTVGPSLGAQNVAQGLNAGLWGLAIVIVFCLVFYKVFGLVASLALCANMVLVVGLMSLLPGATLTMPGIAGIILSVGMSVDANVLIFERIKEELRNGRPIQQAINEGYNGAWTSIFDANLTTILTSIVLYAVGTGPVKGFAVTLALGVAISMFTAITGTRMLINWIYGGKRVEKLSI, from the coding sequence ATGTTAAATCGCTACCCTTTATGGAAGAATCTAATGGTGATCCTTGTGATCGCCATTGGCGTTTTATACGCGCTTCCAAATATTTACGGTGAGGATCCGGCGGTCCAAATTTCGGGTACCAGAGGACAAACCGCCACCGAAACAACTCTAACCGATGTACAGACATTATTAACATCAAATCAACTGGAACCTAAATCTATCAAATTAGAAGAAGGTTCGATTCTTGCTCGTTTTCACAATACCGACGACCAGTTACTTGCTAAAGATAAAATTACTGAAAAATTAGGTCAGTCTTATTCCGTTGCGCTCAATCTTGCTCCTTCAACACCTGCTTGGTTAAGCAGCATCGGCGGCAACCCGATGAAATGGGGGCTTGATTTACGCGGCGGGGTTCGTTTTCTGATGGAAGTGGATATGAATACGGCACTGTCTAAACGTCAGGAACAATTACAGGACAGTTTACGCACGGAATTACGCAAAGAAAAAATCCAGTATTCCGCAATTAAAAATACGGATAACTTCGGTACCGGTGTAACCTTAGTAAAACCGGAACAATTATCCGATGCCGGCCGTTTTTTACGTAAACAGCACCCGAATTTAAATATTACCGAGTCCGCCGATAACACATTAAATCTGGCTTTATCGGAACAGGCACTAACCGAAGCGCGTGAAAATGCTGTAGAACAAAACCTGGGCATTTTACGTAAACGGGTGGAAGAACTTGGTGTTTCCGAAGCGGTTATTCAACGCCAGGGTGCGGAACGTATCGTTGTTGAATTGCCGGGGATTCAGGATACCGCCCGGGCAAAAGAAATTTTAGGAGCGACCGCCACCTTAGAGTTCCGCCTTGTGAACCAAAATGTCAGTCCTGAAGCTATGGCGCGTAATATTGTGCCGACGGATACCGAAGTCAAATTTATGCGTGACGGTCAGCCGGTAGCGTTATTTAAACGCGCGGTACTCGGCGGCGAACATATTACCAATGCAAGTTCCGGGCTTGATCAACAAACCTCCCGTCCTCAGGTTAGCGTAACCTTAGACAGCGAAGGCGGCGAGATTATGGCTGATACAACCCGCTTAAACATCAAAAAACCGATGGCTACTTTATATGTTGAATATAAAGACAGCGGTAAAAAAGATGAAAACGGTAAAGTTATCCTAGAAAAACATGAAGAAGTGATTAACGTGGCAACCATTCAGGGTCGTTTCGGCAGTCAGTTCCAAATTACGGGAATCGACAGCCCCGCCGAAGCACAAAATCTTTCCGTGCTATTACGTTCCGGTGCTTTAACCGCACCGATTCAGATTGTTGAAGAACGTACGGTCGGCCCGTCTTTAGGTGCGCAAAACGTGGCGCAAGGCTTAAATGCGGGGCTTTGGGGGTTGGCGATAGTGATCGTTTTCTGTCTGGTTTTCTACAAAGTTTTCGGTTTAGTGGCAAGTTTAGCCTTATGTGCAAACATGGTGCTTGTGGTCGGGTTAATGTCATTGCTTCCGGGCGCGACGCTGACCATGCCTGGTATTGCGGGTATTATCCTGTCCGTTGGGATGTCGGTGGACGCCAACGTACTGATTTTTGAGCGGATCAAAGAAGAACTGCGCAACGGCCGTCCTATCCAACAAGCCATTAACGAAGGTTATAACGGAGCCTGGACATCCATTTTCGATGCCAACCTCACTACCATTTTAACCTCTATCGTCCTTTATGCGGTAGGTACCGGCCCGGTTAAAGGCTTTGCCGTAACCCTTGCATTAGGTGTGGCAATCTCAATGTTTACCGCTATTACCGGCACGCGTATGCTGATAAACTGGATTTACGGCGGTAAACGTGTTGAGAAATTATCAATTTAG
- the secF gene encoding protein translocase subunit SecF, whose product MTVTTNTKQKHEYKGIGLPFSLVHFMKYRKFGYLFSIIVIALSLFSIFTKGFNWGLDFTGGVIIDTHFSQPADLEHVRSTLKTGGIESALVQTTGSANDVAIRLPASASDANIGNNIKNMMTSLDKDIQIRSVEFVGPNVGEELTQGAIYATLATLILLLAYVGMRFEWRLGLGGILGLAHDVIVTIGLFSFLQIEIDLTFVAAILTVVGYSLNDSIVVFDRVRENFRKIRRLSSEEVINISLTQTLSRTLMTSVTTLFVVFSLLFFGGPSIYSFSLALLIGIGFGTYSSIFVAIALAFDFGLDREHMVVKVVEKEDFQEGL is encoded by the coding sequence ATGACTGTAACGACAAATACAAAACAAAAACACGAGTATAAAGGAATCGGGCTACCGTTTAGCCTGGTTCACTTTATGAAATATCGTAAATTCGGTTATTTATTCTCAATTATAGTGATTGCACTGAGCTTATTTTCCATTTTTACGAAAGGCTTTAACTGGGGATTGGACTTCACCGGCGGCGTGATTATTGATACCCACTTCTCCCAACCGGCGGATCTTGAACATGTACGCAGTACCTTAAAAACCGGCGGTATTGAAAGTGCGCTGGTGCAAACGACGGGTAGTGCAAATGATGTTGCCATTCGTTTGCCCGCTTCAGCCAGCGATGCCAATATCGGTAATAATATTAAAAATATGATGACCTCATTGGATAAAGATATCCAAATCCGCAGTGTTGAATTCGTCGGACCAAATGTGGGCGAAGAACTGACCCAGGGTGCAATTTATGCTACTCTTGCCACTTTAATTTTATTATTGGCTTACGTAGGAATGCGTTTTGAATGGCGCCTGGGTTTAGGCGGGATCTTGGGGCTCGCCCACGATGTTATCGTGACTATCGGATTGTTCTCCTTCCTGCAGATTGAAATCGACTTAACCTTTGTGGCGGCGATTTTAACGGTAGTCGGTTACTCGTTAAACGACAGTATTGTGGTATTCGACCGTGTGCGGGAAAACTTCCGCAAAATCCGCCGCTTAAGCTCGGAAGAAGTCATCAATATTTCTTTAACACAAACCTTATCAAGAACATTAATGACCTCGGTCACAACCTTGTTCGTGGTATTTTCGTTATTGTTTTTCGGCGGTCCGTCAATTTACAGTTTCTCCCTGGCGCTGTTAATCGGTATCGGTTTTGGTACTTATTCGTCCATCTTCGTTGCCATTGCCCTTGCCTTCGATTTCGGTTTAGACCGTGAACACATGGTTGTAAAAGTTGTGGAAAAAGAAGACTTCCAGGAAGGCTTATAA
- a CDS encoding transglycosylase SLT domain-containing protein, producing MNFSRYALALFSFGAVMPVIAAEQSLSQQREIYQKINQLLSISQSENTQNIAKALLDEMKDYPLYPYAEYKLISSNLANTDFAQIEAYLQRRKDFPLAKNLTKQWVIQHQSNQDWQGILANQDKLPKDIVSQCALLQAKSPISPVIDTNNQNALKSAVNSAQILTEKAEHPLPQAELEKLWLTGNSLPKACDPILNQWNQTGGLTADLIRRRAVLALEQGNSGLLTHLSAQTQDTGLQNWLKTLAAIQKAPQKLKDPANPFNPDKLEPNTQNKRIAKALFPSFVRTIKDNEVGDPQRLLAQFDGWAKRFNLTAEETTDWEIAVISQLFDSPNTLLQQWRDTELKNLKADKLTERRIRMAIRNKEDIKPWLTLLSDKAKNADEWKYWTAKTLQRSTDKAEQNQANALLSSLLNQRGFYPMLATQELGRTYQINLRNEENLAKPTASSKPENPAPAKPSAQELTAQKYAAELSRIEELRILADTNNMNTEWRSLFARANFDEQIALTEYARDKQWFDLQVEGTILAKAWNHISLRLPNAYPQWFDLLLKNKKIDRTFAMAIARQESAWKPYVTSSADARGLMQLLPSTAKLTAQKAGLPYSNANQLYDPFNNIMLGTAHLQELQDKYGNNRILISAAYNAGGSRVDQWLAKSAGKLTMAEFVASIPFYETRGYVQNVLAYDAYYQLLQNKKAQIFANEEYNRLY from the coding sequence ATGAACTTTTCTCGCTACGCACTCGCGCTATTCTCTTTCGGCGCCGTTATGCCGGTCATTGCGGCGGAACAATCTTTGTCACAACAACGTGAAATCTATCAAAAAATCAACCAATTACTCAGCATCTCACAAAGCGAAAACACGCAAAATATCGCCAAAGCGTTGCTTGATGAAATGAAAGACTATCCGCTTTATCCCTATGCCGAATACAAGCTTATCAGCAGTAATTTGGCTAATACGGATTTCGCCCAAATTGAAGCCTACCTACAACGCCGGAAGGATTTCCCGCTTGCTAAAAATCTGACTAAACAATGGGTTATACAACACCAAAGTAATCAGGACTGGCAAGGTATTTTAGCCAATCAAGACAAACTGCCTAAAGATATTGTCAGCCAATGCGCACTGTTACAGGCAAAATCGCCAATCTCACCGGTGATCGATACGAATAATCAGAATGCGCTGAAAAGTGCGGTCAATTCCGCCCAAATTTTAACTGAAAAAGCCGAACATCCGTTACCGCAGGCGGAGCTGGAAAAATTATGGTTAACAGGAAACAGCTTGCCAAAAGCTTGTGATCCAATCTTAAACCAATGGAATCAAACGGGCGGTCTAACGGCAGATCTGATTCGCCGGCGCGCCGTTTTGGCGCTTGAGCAAGGTAATTCAGGCTTGTTGACCCATTTATCCGCGCAAACTCAGGATACCGGCTTACAAAACTGGCTTAAAACACTGGCTGCAATACAAAAAGCCCCGCAAAAACTGAAAGATCCGGCAAATCCCTTTAACCCGGATAAATTAGAACCTAATACGCAAAACAAACGTATTGCAAAAGCCTTGTTTCCTTCTTTTGTCAGAACGATTAAAGATAATGAAGTCGGCGATCCGCAAAGGTTGCTTGCACAGTTTGACGGTTGGGCAAAACGCTTTAATTTAACCGCGGAAGAAACAACCGATTGGGAAATTGCGGTCATCAGCCAATTATTTGACAGTCCGAACACCCTTTTACAGCAATGGCGAGATACGGAATTAAAAAATCTGAAAGCGGACAAATTAACCGAGCGCCGAATCCGCATGGCAATCCGCAATAAAGAAGATATTAAGCCTTGGCTTACATTGCTTTCCGATAAGGCTAAAAATGCTGACGAATGGAAATATTGGACGGCCAAAACCTTACAGCGTTCAACGGATAAAGCGGAACAAAATCAGGCTAATGCCTTATTGTCTTCCCTATTAAATCAACGGGGATTTTATCCGATGCTGGCGACACAGGAGCTGGGAAGAACATACCAAATTAATTTACGGAATGAAGAAAATCTAGCAAAACCGACGGCTTCATCCAAACCGGAAAATCCAGCTCCGGCTAAACCTTCCGCGCAAGAGTTAACGGCGCAAAAATACGCTGCGGAATTAAGTCGCATTGAAGAACTGCGTATTTTGGCAGATACCAATAACATGAATACGGAATGGCGGAGTTTATTCGCCCGCGCAAATTTTGACGAGCAAATCGCCCTCACCGAATATGCGCGGGATAAGCAATGGTTTGATCTGCAGGTCGAAGGCACCATTTTAGCAAAAGCCTGGAATCATATCTCGCTGCGTTTGCCGAACGCTTATCCGCAATGGTTTGATTTGTTATTAAAAAACAAAAAAATCGACCGCACTTTTGCTATGGCGATTGCCCGTCAGGAAAGCGCCTGGAAACCTTATGTGACGTCTTCCGCCGATGCCCGGGGTTTAATGCAGTTATTACCAAGCACGGCGAAACTAACGGCACAAAAAGCCGGCTTGCCTTACAGTAATGCCAATCAATTATATGACCCCTTCAATAATATTATGTTGGGAACTGCTCATTTGCAGGAATTACAGGATAAATACGGCAATAACCGCATCTTAATTTCCGCCGCTTACAACGCGGGCGGCAGTCGGGTTGATCAATGGTTAGCCAAATCCGCCGGCAAACTAACCATGGCGGAATTTGTCGCTTCAATTCCATTTTATGAAACCCGCGGTTATGTACAAAACGTCCTTGCTTATGATGCTTATTATCAATTATTGCAAAATAAAAAAGCACAAATCTTTGCCAATGAGGAATACAATAGATTATACTAG
- the trpR gene encoding trp operon repressor: MYISRNMEQWTKFIETLRIAFNDGKEQDLLTLLLTPDERDAIGLRLQIVAQLLDKKIPQREIQQNLNTSAATITRGSNMLKLMSPDFMEWVKKHTNETENT, from the coding sequence ATGTACATTAGCCGTAATATGGAACAATGGACAAAATTTATCGAAACCTTACGGATTGCCTTTAATGACGGGAAAGAACAGGATCTACTCACTCTTCTTTTGACGCCGGACGAGCGGGACGCTATTGGTCTACGCTTACAAATTGTGGCACAATTATTAGATAAAAAAATTCCGCAACGTGAAATTCAGCAAAATTTAAATACCAGTGCCGCCACCATTACACGCGGCTCAAATATGCTAAAATTAATGTCTCCTGATTTTATGGAATGGGTGAAAAAGCATACTAATGAGACTGAAAACACTTAA
- the mtgA gene encoding monofunctional biosynthetic peptidoglycan transglycosylase: protein MRLKTLKFPFVNKKNTRTFKKKCGRFLSYFIGLTVALTFLFRFVPIPFSAYMAEQKLAHIIQLDFDYKVNYDWISLEDISPYMQLAVIAAEDQNFPNHGGFDWNAIKSAIKYNEKSSRIRGASTISQQTAKNMFLWHGQSWIRKGIEVPVTFMLETLWSKKRILEVYLNIAEFGNGIFGVEAASRYYFKKPAKRLTQSEAALLAAVLPNPIIYKANRPSLLVRKKQAWIIRQMNSLGLNYLKKL, encoded by the coding sequence ATGAGACTGAAAACACTTAAGTTTCCGTTTGTTAACAAAAAAAACACCCGCACTTTTAAGAAAAAGTGCGGTCGTTTTTTATCTTACTTTATCGGCCTGACCGTTGCCCTTACCTTTCTTTTCCGGTTCGTGCCTATTCCCTTTTCCGCTTATATGGCGGAACAAAAACTTGCCCATATAATACAATTGGATTTTGATTATAAAGTCAATTACGATTGGATAAGCCTTGAAGACATCTCTCCCTATATGCAGCTGGCTGTCATTGCAGCGGAAGATCAAAATTTTCCTAATCACGGCGGATTTGACTGGAACGCCATTAAAAGTGCGATAAAATACAATGAAAAATCTTCCCGCATACGGGGCGCTTCCACCATTTCCCAACAAACGGCAAAAAATATGTTTCTTTGGCACGGGCAAAGCTGGATCCGCAAAGGCATCGAAGTGCCGGTAACCTTCATGCTCGAAACCCTGTGGTCAAAAAAAAGAATTCTTGAAGTTTATTTAAATATTGCCGAATTCGGTAACGGTATTTTCGGCGTTGAAGCGGCAAGCCGCTATTATTTTAAAAAACCGGCCAAGCGCTTAACCCAATCGGAAGCCGCATTATTAGCCGCAGTACTACCGAACCCGATTATTTATAAAGCAAACAGACCGAGCCTGTTGGTCAGAAAAAAGCAGGCATGGATTATTCGCCAAATGAATTCGTTGGGCTTAAATTATCTGAAAAAATTATAA
- a CDS encoding SDR family oxidoreductase: MMAILITGASAGFGKAACITLVKAGYKVIGAARRLEKLTELKQQLGENFYPLQMDVSQTAEIDSALASLPADWAEIELLVNNAGLALGLEPAYKVNFDDWLTMINTNIIGLTYLTRQILPQMVERNKGHIINLGSIAGTYPYPGGNVYGATKAFVKQFSLNLRADLAGTAVRVSNIEPGLCGGTEFSNVRFKGDDEKAANVYKNTLSIQPEDIANTILWIYQQPAHVNINRIEIMPISQSSGALNVVRE; this comes from the coding sequence ATTATGGCAATTTTAATAACCGGTGCTTCGGCGGGATTTGGTAAAGCGGCTTGTATAACCTTGGTCAAAGCGGGTTATAAAGTTATCGGTGCGGCGCGCCGTTTAGAAAAATTAACCGAATTAAAACAACAACTTGGTGAGAATTTTTATCCTCTACAAATGGATGTATCGCAAACTGCCGAAATTGACAGCGCACTTGCAAGCCTTCCCGCAGACTGGGCGGAAATTGAGCTTTTAGTCAATAATGCGGGGCTCGCTCTCGGGCTTGAACCTGCTTATAAAGTCAATTTTGACGACTGGCTCACCATGATTAATACCAATATTATCGGACTGACTTATCTCACCCGCCAAATTCTGCCGCAAATGGTAGAACGCAATAAGGGGCATATCATCAACCTCGGCTCTATTGCCGGCACTTATCCGTATCCGGGCGGTAACGTATACGGCGCAACCAAAGCATTCGTTAAACAATTCAGTTTAAATTTACGTGCCGATCTAGCGGGCACCGCCGTGCGCGTGAGCAACATTGAACCCGGGTTATGCGGCGGTACGGAATTTTCCAACGTGCGTTTTAAAGGTGACGATGAAAAGGCGGCGAACGTTTATAAAAATACGTTGTCTATCCAACCTGAAGATATTGCCAATACTATCCTTTGGATTTATCAGCAACCCGCACATGTGAACATCAACCGCATTGAAATCATGCCGATCAGCCAAAGCAGCGGCGCATTGAATGTTGTTAGAGAATAG
- a CDS encoding LTA synthase family protein: MKNLKRLLGASYPIIIFLPVNLVVLSLSRLGLSLWQSERVDATQGWAELFLQGMRVDLASLCWLFFPLILLGTLFSGNNKFGKIIQWIIKLGLTVFSTFFVFMELATPAFIKTYDYRPNRLFVEYLNTPKEVFTMLVHGHLAALISTVILTALFAVIFWKFAQKLSRDLYFSKWKYRPVLFLILGLLAFIGARSSFEHRSLNPSMVAFSNDALVNSLVLNSGYSVLFAVQQMKDESNSSEIYGKMPLEEVVNTLKGLNPRPETAYISAELPTLTHNQASYQGKPKNLVILLQESLGAQFIGTLGGKPLSPNIDELAKEGWLFDNLYATGTRSVRGIEAIITGFTPTPARAVVKLQGSQDNFFTIADLLKQQGYDTSFIYGGEKHFDNMASFFYGNGFTRIIDQADYSNPTFSGTWGVSDEDLLNKANETFESLHQQGKPFFSLVFSSSNHDPFEFPEGKIQLYEQPQATRNNAAKYADYALGEFFKKAKQANYWKDTVFIIIADHDSRVNGQQLVPIKHFHIPALVLGADIEPKRDHRLISQIDIPPTLLSLIGISGDYPMIGFDLTKAENPNRALMQFDKNLAYMRDNRVAILQPNKPATGFIYDERTGDLTAASLPENMAKEALAYALWGSYAYKNKLYKSDYLLKK; the protein is encoded by the coding sequence ATGAAAAACCTGAAGCGCCTTTTAGGGGCAAGTTACCCTATTATTATTTTTTTACCGGTTAACCTCGTCGTCTTATCATTAAGCCGATTGGGGTTATCCCTTTGGCAATCAGAGCGGGTTGATGCGACTCAAGGCTGGGCGGAATTATTTCTTCAAGGAATGAGGGTTGATTTAGCAAGTCTTTGCTGGTTGTTCTTCCCGCTTATTTTGCTCGGTACGTTATTTAGCGGTAACAATAAATTCGGCAAAATAATTCAGTGGATTATCAAACTCGGATTAACGGTTTTCAGTACATTCTTCGTCTTTATGGAACTGGCGACGCCGGCTTTCATCAAAACTTACGATTACCGTCCTAACCGTCTTTTCGTCGAATATCTGAACACCCCCAAAGAAGTATTCACCATGCTGGTTCACGGACATTTGGCGGCATTAATTTCTACCGTAATTTTGACCGCACTTTTTGCCGTCATTTTTTGGAAATTCGCACAAAAACTAAGCCGGGATCTTTATTTTTCTAAGTGGAAATATCGTCCTGTGTTATTTTTAATCCTGGGGCTCCTTGCATTTATCGGCGCACGTTCTTCTTTCGAACACCGTAGTCTGAATCCTTCTATGGTGGCATTTTCCAATGATGCTTTAGTGAATTCTCTCGTTCTGAATTCCGGCTATTCCGTTCTTTTTGCCGTTCAGCAAATGAAAGACGAAAGCAACTCTTCTGAAATTTACGGGAAAATGCCGTTAGAAGAAGTGGTAAACACATTAAAAGGGCTCAATCCCCGCCCGGAGACCGCTTATATTTCCGCAGAATTACCTACACTAACCCATAATCAGGCGAGCTATCAAGGCAAGCCTAAAAATCTGGTTATTCTGTTACAGGAAAGTCTGGGTGCACAGTTTATCGGTACCTTAGGCGGCAAACCGCTTTCGCCAAATATTGACGAACTGGCTAAAGAAGGATGGTTATTTGATAATCTGTATGCCACCGGCACTCGTTCCGTCCGGGGGATTGAAGCAATCATTACAGGTTTTACCCCGACACCGGCACGTGCGGTAGTAAAACTGCAGGGAAGCCAGGATAATTTCTTTACTATTGCCGACTTACTCAAACAGCAAGGTTATGACACATCATTTATTTACGGCGGAGAGAAACACTTTGATAATATGGCGAGTTTTTTCTATGGCAACGGGTTTACACGTATTATTGATCAAGCGGATTATTCTAATCCTACATTTTCCGGTACTTGGGGAGTTAGTGACGAAGATCTGTTAAATAAAGCGAACGAAACCTTCGAAAGCCTGCATCAACAGGGAAAACCGTTTTTTAGTCTGGTATTCAGCTCAAGCAATCATGATCCTTTTGAATTTCCGGAAGGTAAAATCCAGCTTTATGAACAGCCTCAGGCGACACGCAATAATGCGGCGAAATATGCCGATTACGCACTAGGCGAATTTTTCAAAAAAGCGAAACAGGCAAACTATTGGAAAGACACGGTGTTTATCATCATCGCAGACCACGACTCCCGGGTTAACGGGCAACAACTGGTACCTATTAAGCATTTTCATATTCCGGCTCTCGTTTTAGGGGCTGATATCGAACCTAAACGGGATCACCGATTAATCAGCCAGATCGACATACCGCCTACATTACTTTCATTAATCGGTATCAGCGGAGATTATCCGATGATAGGCTTTGATCTTACCAAAGCTGAAAATCCAAACAGGGCATTAATGCAATTTGATAAAAATCTTGCTTATATGCGTGATAACCGAGTTGCGATTTTGCAGCCGAATAAACCTGCGACAGGCTTTATTTACGATGAAAGAACAGGCGACCTAACCGCAGCAAGCCTCCCTGAGAATATGGCAAAAGAAGCGTTAGCATATGCACTTTGGGGCAGTTACGCCTATAAAAACAAACTGTATAAAAGCGATTATCTGTTAAAAAAATAG
- the dnaQ gene encoding DNA polymerase III subunit epsilon — protein MKVEIDLNRQILLDTETTGMNQFGAHYEGHCIIEIGAVEMINRRYTGRKLHLYIKPDRLVDPEAIKVHGITDEMLEDKPVFTEVAQEFIDFIKGAELLIHNAPFDVGFMDYEFRKHHIDVKTADICSVTDTLQLARQMYPGKRNSLDALCDRLGIDNTKRVLHGALLDAEILGDVYLVMTGGQTSLFDDNEPELADIHSAKAQILAQNADKVAHHLSLLQPTDEELQAHLEYIKLINKKSKDNCLWEKRLGSDSNEETQH, from the coding sequence ATGAAAGTTGAAATTGATTTAAATCGCCAAATATTGCTGGATACGGAAACCACAGGTATGAACCAATTCGGCGCCCATTATGAAGGGCATTGCATCATTGAGATTGGCGCTGTGGAAATGATTAATCGTCGATATACGGGCAGAAAACTGCATCTTTATATCAAACCGGATCGACTGGTGGACCCTGAGGCGATTAAAGTACATGGTATTACCGATGAAATGCTGGAGGACAAACCGGTTTTCACCGAAGTCGCGCAGGAATTCATTGATTTTATCAAAGGTGCCGAATTATTGATTCATAACGCGCCCTTCGACGTGGGATTTATGGATTATGAATTTCGCAAACACCATATTGACGTTAAAACGGCGGATATTTGCTCGGTTACCGATACGTTACAGCTTGCCCGTCAAATGTATCCCGGCAAACGTAACAGTTTAGACGCCCTTTGTGACCGTCTTGGTATTGATAATACCAAACGTGTTCTTCACGGCGCATTGCTGGATGCTGAGATTCTGGGTGATGTTTATTTAGTGATGACGGGCGGCCAGACAAGTTTATTTGACGACAATGAGCCCGAACTTGCCGATATTCATTCGGCTAAAGCACAGATTTTGGCGCAAAATGCGGATAAAGTAGCGCATCATTTATCCCTGTTGCAACCTACGGACGAGGAATTACAGGCACACCTTGAATACATCAAATTAATTAATAAAAAAAGCAAGGATAATTGCCTGTGGGAAAAACGCCTTGGTTCGGATTCTAATGAAGAAACGCAGCATTAG